The DNA sequence AAAGCATATAACCGAAATATGACAAATCGGTAGCATCACTGCCTAAAAGGATATAACCAAAATTTGAGAATATAGGAAAGTAAGGGATATACAGAATGAGAAATTGGTTGCCCGTTCCATTACAGCACAGAATACAGTGGTAATAACATGGTGATAGTATGGTAACAAATTATAGTTACTATGATATTACCACTTTATTCCACACTGTAATGTAAAAGTACCAACAAATCTATTGTGTCGAAGTCAAAGTCAAAgtcaaattgtgtgtgtgtgtgtgtgtgtgtgtgtgtgtgtgtgtgtgtgtgtgtgtgtgtgtgtgtgtgtgtgtgtgtgtgtgtgtgtgtgtgtgtgtctttcaatACAGGTGTCCAAAGCAGCAGCAGACTTAATGTCGTACTGCGAAGCCCATGCCAAAGAGGACCCGCTCCTGTCACCGGTGCCCGCATCCGAAAACCCTTTTAGGGAGAAGAAGTTCTTCTGTGTCATCCTGTAAACGGGGTGTGGTTTATTTGGTCTGACAGGAAGTCTGCTCATCTTGGGACATTGAACGAGGACGTTCAATATGTAGACATCTTCTAACAGAAGGGCATGGAGGAGTagtactgtctctttctctacaatGGAAGCTGAAGCAGGCATTTAAAAACCACAGAGTAAGACGTAACCATTTACAACGGTCTGATCTGACCTGATCTGAGGGCAGTTTTTGAGGGCTGTGCAGCATGTTTGATGGATCCATCCGTGTAGTCAGAGGACAACCGAAGATAGTATGGTTATCCACCCAGAAACATGATGGACAACCAATCAACCAAGTCTTCAGGTTGTgtttaaaataaaattaaaataatgaaggaaaaaaattttacaaaaaaaatgttgTGGTTCTTTTGGAACATGAAATCCAAGTGTTACGTTAAATGGTGGGTTGGGTTGGGTAGATGAGCTGCTTACCACCAGATACTAACGCCTGTTTATCggaatgtttttatttttgcTGTTGTTTATTTTATGCAGATTTTGATTCTGAGATGAATTGGTTTGGCTATATCACTTAGACAACTTTCTATACTGTATGTGATTACTGAAACAGCTATTTtaacttttgttttgttttacatcGTTAGAATTGGTGAAAGCTGTTTTAATGGAAAGTTTGGACGTTCAATTAAATGATATTCTTTACAGACATGTTTCTTTAAACTTCTTCTGAGAGAAGTATACAACATATATATCTGGCAATGTGGTACAGTATGTGTTTCCTTCAGATACAAGCTCTCTTTTTACTATTTGTATAAAATTACTAGCAAGTAAactgtgttgtgctgtgtgttCTGAATGTTTGTGTTTATCATTAATAATTGCATGAAATTAACTATTTTTTAATTTGATTTTTAATGTGGGGATTGTATGAACGAGGCAGCCTCCATCTGGCAGTGCCAACTGTATTAAAAAGATAACAATGACTCAAAATGGACTCCATAAGGACATCTTTGTCATAGGAAAAACAAAAGGGACAAGACTGAGCTGCAAGCCGATGATGCTTCATTTCCCAAATAGTTTAAAAataggttatggttagggttaaaggttagatttagggttaaagggatagttcagccaaattacaaaatgacacatTGGTTTCCTAATCCTCCAAACAGTCTATGGACCatgtatgacagcaatccatgatTTGGTTTAGTTTCCatggcactgtttccacatgctaacgtTTTAGCATTTTGGCATAAATCCCATTAAAGTCATGGGGCCAATATTAGCATTTTTTTCAcacatcatgtccaaatcatctaAAAGTATCTAAAAAAATGattgtgaagctcaacaaagtAACTTACAgatgttttgaacatgaaaatgCTAATATCGGTTCCATGGCTTgaatttgtgccacaaatgctaaaatgttagcatgtggaaacagagCCAGGGAGattaaaccaaagcatggatctACCCCTAGCTTTAACTGTTTCGTTAAGTTTAGGGCATAGGTTGTCCGTTTTAGATTTTGTCTAGTCGGATGCTGGTCAGAAAAGTCCCTTTAATTTGGTCTCCCCTCTCATGCTATAGCAATACCTGGTTCTGACTGGCAAGGTATATTTCCATAGCACTTTGCACATAAAGCTTCTAGCTAGTTGGAGTATAAGACATCATTGAACATTCACATTCACATGGGCCAGACTATGTGGTTTATTCATAAAACtatataaacatgtttacatCAGCCATTCAAACTGCAAGGAGAAATCTAGTAGACATTGCAGACTGTGCAGAAACTGACATATTTTTTAGTCCCTTCATCAGAAAACAAGAGGTAGGCCTACACATTTCATGAGGAACATGGCATCCTACCATATTCATAATCATTCATATTTATAATCTTGGCAAGTGAACATACTGTATGCCCAAATAAATGAACGAAGTAGCACCTAAGAAGTGATTATTTGTGGGGTGCACTGCAGCATTGCAGAAAActgttgtgtaaaaaaaaaaatctataataactgtaactataataataata is a window from the Oncorhynchus keta strain PuntledgeMale-10-30-2019 chromosome 35, Oket_V2, whole genome shotgun sequence genome containing:
- the LOC118368045 gene encoding guanine nucleotide-binding protein G(I)/G(S)/G(O) subunit gamma-2-like, encoding MASNNTASIAQARKLVEQLKMEANIDRIKVSKAAADLMSYCEAHAKEDPLLSPVPASENPFREKKFFCVIL